One genomic segment of Aquipluma nitroreducens includes these proteins:
- a CDS encoding (deoxy)nucleoside triphosphate pyrophosphohydrolase: MIEVSCAIILKDSQILAVQRGPESSHPWKWEFPGGKIHTDETAAQCIIREIEEELQIRIEVQKQLESIEFDYGSKLIRLIPFICKIASGDIILTEHVAKYWFSFGQWQAIDWSGADYELILKNEESIRMETRLE, encoded by the coding sequence ATGATTGAAGTTTCTTGTGCAATAATTCTGAAGGATTCGCAAATTCTGGCTGTTCAACGAGGGCCGGAAAGTAGTCATCCGTGGAAATGGGAATTTCCGGGCGGTAAAATTCATACCGATGAAACTGCGGCTCAGTGCATCATTCGCGAGATTGAGGAAGAATTACAAATTCGGATTGAGGTTCAGAAACAACTTGAATCCATTGAATTTGATTATGGCAGCAAACTAATCCGGTTGATTCCGTTCATCTGTAAAATAGCTTCCGGAGATATTATTTTGACCGAACATGTGGCTAAATACTGGTTCTCTTTTGGGCAGTGGCAAGCAATTGATTGGTCGGGTGCTGATTATGAGCTAATCCTGAAAAACGAGGAAAGCATTAGAATGGAAACAAGACTTGAATAA
- a CDS encoding DUF5808 domain-containing protein, producing MKPDFDQFENDRMIDDPMNYKWGIFYFNRKDSRIVVPKRVRGMGWTMNFGNIYAYILVILIVAAGILIGKIYH from the coding sequence ATGAAACCTGATTTTGATCAATTTGAAAACGATCGGATGATTGATGATCCGATGAATTATAAATGGGGAATATTCTATTTTAATCGGAAAGATTCCAGAATTGTTGTTCCAAAACGAGTCAGAGGAATGGGTTGGACGATGAATTTTGGAAATATTTACGCTTATATTCTCGTAATATTAATTGTTGCGGCAGGAATTCTAATCGGGAAGATATATCATTAA
- the rhaD gene encoding rhamnulose-1-phosphate aldolase: protein MKEFFQENKKIAKTITEVAGLANYLWQKGWAERNAGNISVNLSEMMGDSEFELEHYPMFQLERSYDALANLYFFVTGTGKRMRDLAINPMNNACIIKMNKKGNAYHIISMKKRNLYNFRPTSELPTHLAVHNLLVSTGSKNKAVVHTHPNELVAMTQIPRFQTTEMLNKTLWGMHPEAFVFVPRGVFMVPYILPGSHKIADATIEGFKNGHEVVIWEKHGAFAIGETVSDAFDMIDILSKSAQIWFMAMQSGNEPEGLNDDQLLELKEAFLKK from the coding sequence ATGAAAGAATTTTTTCAGGAAAACAAGAAGATTGCAAAGACCATCACTGAGGTGGCAGGTTTGGCAAATTATCTTTGGCAAAAGGGTTGGGCTGAACGCAATGCCGGTAATATCTCGGTAAACTTATCTGAAATGATGGGCGACAGTGAATTTGAGTTGGAGCACTACCCCATGTTTCAACTGGAAAGAAGTTACGATGCCTTGGCAAACCTTTATTTTTTTGTGACCGGTACCGGCAAGCGCATGCGCGATCTGGCAATCAATCCGATGAATAATGCCTGTATCATCAAAATGAACAAAAAGGGGAATGCCTACCACATCATCTCCATGAAAAAGCGCAACCTGTATAATTTCAGGCCAACTTCCGAATTGCCAACTCATTTGGCTGTTCATAATCTACTGGTTAGCACCGGTTCGAAAAACAAAGCTGTGGTTCATACACATCCGAACGAACTGGTTGCCATGACCCAGATTCCACGATTCCAGACTACAGAAATGCTGAACAAAACTTTGTGGGGAATGCACCCCGAAGCCTTTGTATTTGTACCACGTGGCGTATTTATGGTACCTTATATTTTACCCGGAAGCCATAAAATTGCCGATGCAACAATCGAAGGTTTTAAAAATGGACACGAAGTTGTGATTTGGGAAAAGCATGGAGCATTCGCTATTGGCGAAACAGTTTCTGATGCTTTCGATATGATTGACATTCTATCGAAATCGGCACAAATCTGGTTTATGGCAATGCAATCGGGGAATGAGCCTGAAGGTTTGAACGACGACCAATTGTTGGAATTAAAAGAAGCTTTCCTGAAGAAATAG
- a CDS encoding deoxyguanosinetriphosphate triphosphohydrolase: MNWNQIISTTRLGQEELATKDNKHSRTQFQRDYDRIIFSSPFRRMQNKTQVFPLPGSVFVHNRLTHSLEVASVGRSLGSMFVEKAEIEKMEIDNPLFYEIGSVVSAACLAHDMGNPPFGHSGEDAIAQFFKKSTEPRLANELTEGQRKDFTLFDGNANAFRLLSHQFNGRREGGFALTYTTLASIVKYPYESLLTEKPKFGFFQSEKSIYARIAHELGLLQLSENPAKFVRHPLVFLVEAADDICYQLMDLEDAHKLKIHSFDQTRSLLMEFFDQQTESKQINRINETLKLVSDPNEQIAYLRASVIGKLVKQCVDVFWEKQGEILFGSFQKPLIDCVQPTSLAAMNTIKKVSVKNIYNDRSVVEIEISGYQIIGTLIEVFTEAILNPKEGFSRKLIQLMPDQYGGNYESTYEKVQSVVDFVSGMTDLYALDLYRKIKGINIPGI; this comes from the coding sequence ATGAATTGGAACCAGATTATATCGACCACCCGTTTAGGGCAGGAAGAACTTGCAACTAAAGACAACAAGCACAGCCGGACTCAGTTTCAACGAGACTACGATCGCATTATCTTTTCGTCGCCTTTCCGGAGAATGCAAAATAAAACACAGGTTTTTCCTTTACCCGGAAGTGTGTTTGTTCACAACCGCCTCACGCACAGCCTGGAAGTTGCCAGCGTTGGCCGATCGCTTGGAAGCATGTTCGTTGAAAAAGCTGAAATCGAAAAGATGGAAATTGATAATCCGCTTTTCTATGAGATTGGCTCAGTTGTTTCGGCAGCTTGCCTGGCTCACGACATGGGAAATCCGCCATTTGGACATTCTGGTGAAGATGCCATTGCGCAGTTTTTCAAAAAGAGTACCGAACCTCGATTGGCAAACGAACTTACAGAAGGACAACGAAAAGACTTTACGCTGTTTGATGGTAATGCCAATGCTTTTCGGTTACTAAGCCATCAATTTAATGGTCGACGCGAAGGTGGATTTGCACTCACCTATACCACCTTGGCTTCCATCGTAAAGTATCCGTACGAATCACTTCTGACAGAAAAACCAAAATTTGGTTTTTTTCAATCCGAAAAATCGATTTATGCCCGAATTGCCCACGAACTTGGGCTTTTGCAGCTATCCGAAAATCCGGCTAAATTCGTTAGGCATCCGCTGGTATTTTTGGTTGAAGCCGCCGATGACATTTGTTATCAGTTGATGGATTTGGAAGATGCCCACAAACTGAAAATTCATAGTTTCGACCAAACACGTTCGCTGTTGATGGAGTTTTTCGATCAGCAAACGGAGTCAAAGCAAATCAACCGGATTAATGAAACACTGAAGCTGGTTTCTGACCCCAACGAACAGATTGCTTATTTGCGCGCCAGTGTGATCGGGAAACTGGTTAAACAATGCGTAGATGTTTTCTGGGAGAAACAAGGAGAAATTTTATTCGGAAGCTTCCAGAAACCGTTGATTGATTGTGTTCAGCCAACATCGCTTGCTGCAATGAATACGATCAAGAAAGTGAGTGTAAAAAACATTTACAACGACCGCTCTGTGGTTGAAATCGAGATTTCGGGATACCAGATTATCGGAACTTTAATTGAGGTTTTCACTGAAGCAATTCTGAATCCGAAGGAAGGGTTCTCCAGAAAACTGATTCAACTGATGCCCGATCAGTATGGCGGAAATTATGAATCGACTTACGAAAAAGTTCAGTCAGTTGTCGATTTTGTTTCAGGAATGACCGATTTGTATGCCCTTGATTTGTATCGGAAAATTAAAGGAATTAACATCCCAGGAATATAA
- a CDS encoding M48 family metallopeptidase, whose product MTTKYINIEQVGSVSFTINERSKRIRLSIKSDGEIVVSIPSSVPMRDAIRFVESKVDWILKQKTKIQAQSTLFAPESCFRTRFHKLAITKGNTDKVYNRVGNGVIQIFIPDRVNHEQPKVQEFIKNTLIDVMRWEAKVYLPKRLKELADKHGFKYENVSIKNASTRWGSCSSVNNINLNLHLMRVPEHLIDYVLLHELAHTVVKNHGEKFWLLLEHCYPNARKADKEMNNYRTQTF is encoded by the coding sequence ATGACTACAAAATACATAAATATTGAACAAGTTGGATCAGTTTCATTCACAATAAATGAGCGGTCAAAAAGAATTCGTCTAAGCATCAAGTCTGATGGCGAAATCGTTGTGTCCATTCCCTCCTCTGTTCCTATGCGCGACGCTATACGTTTCGTCGAATCAAAGGTCGATTGGATACTTAAGCAGAAAACAAAAATACAGGCGCAGTCAACTCTTTTTGCTCCTGAAAGCTGTTTCAGAACCCGATTCCATAAACTTGCCATTACAAAAGGGAATACCGACAAAGTTTATAACCGGGTTGGAAATGGCGTAATCCAGATATTTATTCCTGACCGCGTGAATCACGAGCAACCCAAAGTACAGGAATTCATAAAAAACACCCTGATTGACGTCATGCGCTGGGAAGCCAAAGTTTACTTACCCAAAAGACTGAAGGAACTGGCCGACAAGCATGGATTCAAGTACGAAAATGTAAGCATTAAAAATGCATCAACCCGTTGGGGAAGCTGCTCATCTGTCAATAACATCAACCTAAACCTGCACCTGATGAGGGTACCTGAACATCTGATTGACTATGTACTTTTACATGAACTGGCTCATACTGTCGTAAAAAATCATGGCGAGAAATTTTGGCTTTTGCTCGAACATTGCTACCCGAACGCCCGAAAAGCCGACAAGGAAATGAACAACTACCGAACACAAACTTTTTAG